In Streptomyces sp. NBC_01439, the following are encoded in one genomic region:
- a CDS encoding GlsB/YeaQ/YmgE family stress response membrane protein, with amino-acid sequence MGIIAWILIGLLAGFMAKALMPGKDPGGVIITMLIGIAGGLLGGWLGKVIFGVDSIDGFFDLSTWIAAIIGSVILLAVYRLVTGNRRHHRHA; translated from the coding sequence ATGGGCATCATTGCTTGGATCTTGATCGGGCTTCTCGCGGGCTTCATGGCGAAGGCGCTGATGCCGGGCAAGGACCCGGGCGGCGTCATCATCACGATGCTCATCGGCATCGCGGGCGGCCTCCTCGGCGGCTGGCTCGGCAAGGTCATCTTCGGTGTCGACTCCATCGACGGCTTCTTCGACCTCTCCACCTGGATCGCCGCGATCATCGGTTCCGTCATCCTCCTCGCCGTCTACCGACTGGTGACCGGCAACCGGCGCCACCACCGCCACGCCTGA